A DNA window from Helianthus annuus cultivar XRQ/B chromosome 15, HanXRQr2.0-SUNRISE, whole genome shotgun sequence contains the following coding sequences:
- the LOC110912891 gene encoding serine carboxypeptidase-like 13 isoform X1, with the protein MMHWHLIIIIILIICSHASTSTSANSGGRVEYLPGFQGPLPFYLETGYVGVDENEDVQLFYYFIRSESDPDHDPLMLWITGGPGCSSITGLLYEIGPIQFEAMHYNGSLPTLTLTPNSWTKMASIIFLDIPVGTGFSYARTKWASRSTDNLLSERAYEFMRKWFEGHPEFVSNPFYVGGDSYSGVPVPIITHLISDGNEAANLPYINLKGYVLGNPSTFSEESNYKIRFANGMGLISDELYKSLFHTCHGEYRSQYISASNIGCRQNLKLYEECIDGIFADHVLEPYCSDPMRLIKLPTQKLVDEYRPLSSSDCRVYRTHLVYYWILEASEALHTRKGTIKEWKRCSDLNFTKTVYDVRPYHQNLSKKGYRSLIYSGDHDMIIPHQSTQAWIRDLNYSVIDQWRSWKLNGQIAGYTESYSNMMTYATVKGGGHTAPEYKPEECVAMFKRWISNQPL; encoded by the exons ATGATGCACTGGCatcttatcatcatcatcattctcaTAATATGTTCTCATGCTTCAACCTCAACCTCTGCAAACTCAGGAGGGAGAGTGGAGTATCTTCCAGGTTTCCAAGGACCCCTCCCTTTTTATCTTGAAACTGG TTATGTGGGTGTGGATGAGAATGAAGATGTGCAGCTTTTTTACTACTTCATTCGGTCTGAGTCGGATCCCGACCATGATCCTCTCATGCTTTGGATTACCGGTGGTCCCGGTTGTTCTTCCATTACCGGCCTGTTATATGAGATTG GTCCAATTCAATTTGAGGCTATGCACTACAATGGAAGCTTGCCCACCTTGACTTTGACACCCAATTCCTGGACCAAG ATGGCAAGCATAATTTTCCTAGATATTCCTGTTGGTACTGGTTTTTCCTATGCAAGAACTAAATGGGCCTCGCGATCCACGGACAACCTACTAAGTGAGCGTGCCTATGAATTTATGAGAAAG TGGTTTGAAGGTCACCCAGAGTTCGTTTCTAATCCATTCTATGTCGGAGGAGATTCCTATTCGGGAGTCCCAGTCCCGATAATCACACATTTGATATCAGATG GAAATGAAGCTGCCAATCTGCCTTACATTAATCTAAAG GGATATGTTCTTGGCAACCCTTCGACATTTTCAGAAGAAAGTAATTACAAAATTCGCTTCGCTAATGGTATGGGACTTATATCAGATGAACTCTACAAG TCATTGTTCCACACGTGTCATGGAGAGTATCGATCACAGTATATAAGCGCGAGTAACATAGGATGTCGTCAAAATCTTAAGTTGTATGAAGAG TGCATAGATGGGATTTTTGCAGACCATGTTTTGGAACCTTATTGTAGTGATCCTATGCGACTAATTAAACTACCTACTCAAAAGCTGGTTGATGAGTACCGTCCTCTTTCTTCATCTGACTGTCGT GTTTATAGAACTCATCTGGTTTACTACTGGATACTTGAAGCCAGTGAAGCGTTGCATACTCGCAAG GGGACCATAAAAGAGTGGAAAAGATGCTCAGATTTGAACTTCACAAAAACAGTTTATGATGTTAGACCATACCATCAAAACCTCAGCAAGAAAGGTTACCGCTCTCTTATATACAG CGGTGATCATGATATGATCATTCCTCACCAGTCAACTCAAGCATGGATAAGAGACCTAAACTACTCTGTCATAGATCAATGGCGATCATGGAAGCTTAATGGTCAAATTGCTGG GTATACAGAGAGTTATTCGAATATGATGACGTATGCCACCGTGAAG GGAGGTGGGCACACAGCTCCCGAGTACAAGCCTGAAGAATGTGTTGCTATGTTCAAGAGGTGGATATCTAACCAACCATTATGA
- the LOC110912891 gene encoding serine carboxypeptidase-like 13 isoform X2, with protein MMHWHLIIIIILIICSHASTSTSANSGGRVEYLPGFQGPLPFYLETGYVGVDENEDVQLFYYFIRSESDPDHDPLMLWITGGPGCSSITGLLYEIGPIQFEAMHYNGSLPTLTLTPNSWTKMASIIFLDIPVGTGFSYARTKWASRSTDNLWFEGHPEFVSNPFYVGGDSYSGVPVPIITHLISDGNEAANLPYINLKGYVLGNPSTFSEESNYKIRFANGMGLISDELYKSLFHTCHGEYRSQYISASNIGCRQNLKLYEECIDGIFADHVLEPYCSDPMRLIKLPTQKLVDEYRPLSSSDCRVYRTHLVYYWILEASEALHTRKGTIKEWKRCSDLNFTKTVYDVRPYHQNLSKKGYRSLIYSGDHDMIIPHQSTQAWIRDLNYSVIDQWRSWKLNGQIAGYTESYSNMMTYATVKGGGHTAPEYKPEECVAMFKRWISNQPL; from the exons ATGATGCACTGGCatcttatcatcatcatcattctcaTAATATGTTCTCATGCTTCAACCTCAACCTCTGCAAACTCAGGAGGGAGAGTGGAGTATCTTCCAGGTTTCCAAGGACCCCTCCCTTTTTATCTTGAAACTGG TTATGTGGGTGTGGATGAGAATGAAGATGTGCAGCTTTTTTACTACTTCATTCGGTCTGAGTCGGATCCCGACCATGATCCTCTCATGCTTTGGATTACCGGTGGTCCCGGTTGTTCTTCCATTACCGGCCTGTTATATGAGATTG GTCCAATTCAATTTGAGGCTATGCACTACAATGGAAGCTTGCCCACCTTGACTTTGACACCCAATTCCTGGACCAAG ATGGCAAGCATAATTTTCCTAGATATTCCTGTTGGTACTGGTTTTTCCTATGCAAGAACTAAATGGGCCTCGCGATCCACGGACAACCTA TGGTTTGAAGGTCACCCAGAGTTCGTTTCTAATCCATTCTATGTCGGAGGAGATTCCTATTCGGGAGTCCCAGTCCCGATAATCACACATTTGATATCAGATG GAAATGAAGCTGCCAATCTGCCTTACATTAATCTAAAG GGATATGTTCTTGGCAACCCTTCGACATTTTCAGAAGAAAGTAATTACAAAATTCGCTTCGCTAATGGTATGGGACTTATATCAGATGAACTCTACAAG TCATTGTTCCACACGTGTCATGGAGAGTATCGATCACAGTATATAAGCGCGAGTAACATAGGATGTCGTCAAAATCTTAAGTTGTATGAAGAG TGCATAGATGGGATTTTTGCAGACCATGTTTTGGAACCTTATTGTAGTGATCCTATGCGACTAATTAAACTACCTACTCAAAAGCTGGTTGATGAGTACCGTCCTCTTTCTTCATCTGACTGTCGT GTTTATAGAACTCATCTGGTTTACTACTGGATACTTGAAGCCAGTGAAGCGTTGCATACTCGCAAG GGGACCATAAAAGAGTGGAAAAGATGCTCAGATTTGAACTTCACAAAAACAGTTTATGATGTTAGACCATACCATCAAAACCTCAGCAAGAAAGGTTACCGCTCTCTTATATACAG CGGTGATCATGATATGATCATTCCTCACCAGTCAACTCAAGCATGGATAAGAGACCTAAACTACTCTGTCATAGATCAATGGCGATCATGGAAGCTTAATGGTCAAATTGCTGG GTATACAGAGAGTTATTCGAATATGATGACGTATGCCACCGTGAAG GGAGGTGGGCACACAGCTCCCGAGTACAAGCCTGAAGAATGTGTTGCTATGTTCAAGAGGTGGATATCTAACCAACCATTATGA
- the LOC110912891 gene encoding serine carboxypeptidase-like 13 isoform X4: MMHWHLIIIIILIICSHASTSTSANSGGRVEYLPGFQGPLPFYLETGYVGVDENEDVQLFYYFIRSESDPDHDPLMLWITGGPGCSSITGLLYEIGIFLLNFFQMASIIFLDIPVGTGFSYARTKWASRSTDNLWFEGHPEFVSNPFYVGGDSYSGVPVPIITHLISDGNEAANLPYINLKGYVLGNPSTFSEESNYKIRFANGMGLISDELYKSLFHTCHGEYRSQYISASNIGCRQNLKLYEECIDGIFADHVLEPYCSDPMRLIKLPTQKLVDEYRPLSSSDCRVYRTHLVYYWILEASEALHTRKGTIKEWKRCSDLNFTKTVYDVRPYHQNLSKKGYRSLIYSGDHDMIIPHQSTQAWIRDLNYSVIDQWRSWKLNGQIAGYTESYSNMMTYATVKGGGHTAPEYKPEECVAMFKRWISNQPL, translated from the exons ATGATGCACTGGCatcttatcatcatcatcattctcaTAATATGTTCTCATGCTTCAACCTCAACCTCTGCAAACTCAGGAGGGAGAGTGGAGTATCTTCCAGGTTTCCAAGGACCCCTCCCTTTTTATCTTGAAACTGG TTATGTGGGTGTGGATGAGAATGAAGATGTGCAGCTTTTTTACTACTTCATTCGGTCTGAGTCGGATCCCGACCATGATCCTCTCATGCTTTGGATTACCGGTGGTCCCGGTTGTTCTTCCATTACCGGCCTGTTATATGAGATTGGTATTTTCTTATTGAATTTCTTCCAG ATGGCAAGCATAATTTTCCTAGATATTCCTGTTGGTACTGGTTTTTCCTATGCAAGAACTAAATGGGCCTCGCGATCCACGGACAACCTA TGGTTTGAAGGTCACCCAGAGTTCGTTTCTAATCCATTCTATGTCGGAGGAGATTCCTATTCGGGAGTCCCAGTCCCGATAATCACACATTTGATATCAGATG GAAATGAAGCTGCCAATCTGCCTTACATTAATCTAAAG GGATATGTTCTTGGCAACCCTTCGACATTTTCAGAAGAAAGTAATTACAAAATTCGCTTCGCTAATGGTATGGGACTTATATCAGATGAACTCTACAAG TCATTGTTCCACACGTGTCATGGAGAGTATCGATCACAGTATATAAGCGCGAGTAACATAGGATGTCGTCAAAATCTTAAGTTGTATGAAGAG TGCATAGATGGGATTTTTGCAGACCATGTTTTGGAACCTTATTGTAGTGATCCTATGCGACTAATTAAACTACCTACTCAAAAGCTGGTTGATGAGTACCGTCCTCTTTCTTCATCTGACTGTCGT GTTTATAGAACTCATCTGGTTTACTACTGGATACTTGAAGCCAGTGAAGCGTTGCATACTCGCAAG GGGACCATAAAAGAGTGGAAAAGATGCTCAGATTTGAACTTCACAAAAACAGTTTATGATGTTAGACCATACCATCAAAACCTCAGCAAGAAAGGTTACCGCTCTCTTATATACAG CGGTGATCATGATATGATCATTCCTCACCAGTCAACTCAAGCATGGATAAGAGACCTAAACTACTCTGTCATAGATCAATGGCGATCATGGAAGCTTAATGGTCAAATTGCTGG GTATACAGAGAGTTATTCGAATATGATGACGTATGCCACCGTGAAG GGAGGTGGGCACACAGCTCCCGAGTACAAGCCTGAAGAATGTGTTGCTATGTTCAAGAGGTGGATATCTAACCAACCATTATGA
- the LOC110912891 gene encoding serine carboxypeptidase-like 13 isoform X3 — protein MMHWHLIIIIILIICSHASTSTSANSGGRVEYLPGFQGPLPFYLETGYVGVDENEDVQLFYYFIRSESDPDHDPLMLWITGGPGCSSITGLLYEIGIFLLNFFQMASIIFLDIPVGTGFSYARTKWASRSTDNLLSERAYEFMRKWFEGHPEFVSNPFYVGGDSYSGVPVPIITHLISDGNEAANLPYINLKGYVLGNPSTFSEESNYKIRFANGMGLISDELYKSLFHTCHGEYRSQYISASNIGCRQNLKLYEECIDGIFADHVLEPYCSDPMRLIKLPTQKLVDEYRPLSSSDCRVYRTHLVYYWILEASEALHTRKGTIKEWKRCSDLNFTKTVYDVRPYHQNLSKKGYRSLIYSGDHDMIIPHQSTQAWIRDLNYSVIDQWRSWKLNGQIAGYTESYSNMMTYATVKGGGHTAPEYKPEECVAMFKRWISNQPL, from the exons ATGATGCACTGGCatcttatcatcatcatcattctcaTAATATGTTCTCATGCTTCAACCTCAACCTCTGCAAACTCAGGAGGGAGAGTGGAGTATCTTCCAGGTTTCCAAGGACCCCTCCCTTTTTATCTTGAAACTGG TTATGTGGGTGTGGATGAGAATGAAGATGTGCAGCTTTTTTACTACTTCATTCGGTCTGAGTCGGATCCCGACCATGATCCTCTCATGCTTTGGATTACCGGTGGTCCCGGTTGTTCTTCCATTACCGGCCTGTTATATGAGATTGGTATTTTCTTATTGAATTTCTTCCAG ATGGCAAGCATAATTTTCCTAGATATTCCTGTTGGTACTGGTTTTTCCTATGCAAGAACTAAATGGGCCTCGCGATCCACGGACAACCTACTAAGTGAGCGTGCCTATGAATTTATGAGAAAG TGGTTTGAAGGTCACCCAGAGTTCGTTTCTAATCCATTCTATGTCGGAGGAGATTCCTATTCGGGAGTCCCAGTCCCGATAATCACACATTTGATATCAGATG GAAATGAAGCTGCCAATCTGCCTTACATTAATCTAAAG GGATATGTTCTTGGCAACCCTTCGACATTTTCAGAAGAAAGTAATTACAAAATTCGCTTCGCTAATGGTATGGGACTTATATCAGATGAACTCTACAAG TCATTGTTCCACACGTGTCATGGAGAGTATCGATCACAGTATATAAGCGCGAGTAACATAGGATGTCGTCAAAATCTTAAGTTGTATGAAGAG TGCATAGATGGGATTTTTGCAGACCATGTTTTGGAACCTTATTGTAGTGATCCTATGCGACTAATTAAACTACCTACTCAAAAGCTGGTTGATGAGTACCGTCCTCTTTCTTCATCTGACTGTCGT GTTTATAGAACTCATCTGGTTTACTACTGGATACTTGAAGCCAGTGAAGCGTTGCATACTCGCAAG GGGACCATAAAAGAGTGGAAAAGATGCTCAGATTTGAACTTCACAAAAACAGTTTATGATGTTAGACCATACCATCAAAACCTCAGCAAGAAAGGTTACCGCTCTCTTATATACAG CGGTGATCATGATATGATCATTCCTCACCAGTCAACTCAAGCATGGATAAGAGACCTAAACTACTCTGTCATAGATCAATGGCGATCATGGAAGCTTAATGGTCAAATTGCTGG GTATACAGAGAGTTATTCGAATATGATGACGTATGCCACCGTGAAG GGAGGTGGGCACACAGCTCCCGAGTACAAGCCTGAAGAATGTGTTGCTATGTTCAAGAGGTGGATATCTAACCAACCATTATGA
- the LOC110912891 gene encoding serine carboxypeptidase-like 13 isoform X5 → MMHWHLIIIIILIICSHASTSTSANSGGRVEYLPGFQGPLPFYLETGYVGVDENEDVQLFYYFIRSESDPDHDPLMLWITGGPGCSSITGLLYEIGPIQFEAMHYNGSLPTLTLTPNSWTKMASIIFLDIPVGTGFSYARTKWASRSTDNLLSERAYEFMRKWFEGHPEFVSNPFYVGGDSYSGVPVPIITHLISDGNEAANLPYINLKGYVLGNPSTFSEESNYKIRFANGMGLISDELYKSLFHTCHGEYRSQYISASNIGCRQNLKLYEECIDGIFADHVLEPYCSDPMRLIKLPTQKLVDEYRPLSSSDCRVYRTHLVYYWILEASEALHTRKVRFLHEMDKFQEKGLMTPICDFVFFVLERGLDEEKRPIPV, encoded by the exons ATGATGCACTGGCatcttatcatcatcatcattctcaTAATATGTTCTCATGCTTCAACCTCAACCTCTGCAAACTCAGGAGGGAGAGTGGAGTATCTTCCAGGTTTCCAAGGACCCCTCCCTTTTTATCTTGAAACTGG TTATGTGGGTGTGGATGAGAATGAAGATGTGCAGCTTTTTTACTACTTCATTCGGTCTGAGTCGGATCCCGACCATGATCCTCTCATGCTTTGGATTACCGGTGGTCCCGGTTGTTCTTCCATTACCGGCCTGTTATATGAGATTG GTCCAATTCAATTTGAGGCTATGCACTACAATGGAAGCTTGCCCACCTTGACTTTGACACCCAATTCCTGGACCAAG ATGGCAAGCATAATTTTCCTAGATATTCCTGTTGGTACTGGTTTTTCCTATGCAAGAACTAAATGGGCCTCGCGATCCACGGACAACCTACTAAGTGAGCGTGCCTATGAATTTATGAGAAAG TGGTTTGAAGGTCACCCAGAGTTCGTTTCTAATCCATTCTATGTCGGAGGAGATTCCTATTCGGGAGTCCCAGTCCCGATAATCACACATTTGATATCAGATG GAAATGAAGCTGCCAATCTGCCTTACATTAATCTAAAG GGATATGTTCTTGGCAACCCTTCGACATTTTCAGAAGAAAGTAATTACAAAATTCGCTTCGCTAATGGTATGGGACTTATATCAGATGAACTCTACAAG TCATTGTTCCACACGTGTCATGGAGAGTATCGATCACAGTATATAAGCGCGAGTAACATAGGATGTCGTCAAAATCTTAAGTTGTATGAAGAG TGCATAGATGGGATTTTTGCAGACCATGTTTTGGAACCTTATTGTAGTGATCCTATGCGACTAATTAAACTACCTACTCAAAAGCTGGTTGATGAGTACCGTCCTCTTTCTTCATCTGACTGTCGT GTTTATAGAACTCATCTGGTTTACTACTGGATACTTGAAGCCAGTGAAGCGTTGCATACTCGCAAG GTGAGGTTTCTccatgagatggacaaatttcAAGAAaagggactgatgacacccatatgtgattttgtcttctttgttcttgaaagaggtttggatgaggagaagaggccgatcccagtgtaa